From a single Miscanthus floridulus cultivar M001 chromosome 8, ASM1932011v1, whole genome shotgun sequence genomic region:
- the LOC136471322 gene encoding protein FLX-like 2, which produces MPRFKPAAGLPPYHHRALPGPGPGHGQGPVPTAHGMMHREVRDPYGPPGPRMHLPPPGHGPSPFPYDMLPPPEVLEQKLVAQRGEMQKLAVENDRLAVSHASLRKELAAAQQELQRLQAQGEAAKADEELEMRGLLDKVGKMEADLKACENVKVELQQAHAEAQNLVAVRQSMVANVQKLSKDLQRNLGEAQQLPALVAERDAARQENQYIRNTYDYERKLRVDHSESLQTMKRNYDSMVTELEKLRAELRDTSNLDKSGFFYNNTTQKADGISSHLSVGQISYDSGYGSAQARTTPTGLADPLSGSPGGTGLRSGFDPSRGNAYDGSHVANFSSSKTGTHDAARGATGFDSLKGSGYDASKAHVIGQASATAAHGGLAGYYGSNQATSVPYAWGQSASTYGSVQVPPSYASGSNTSYGAAAVRPYGSAQAQPSYGQTQAPSAYGHTQLPSSFSLAQSQSPFTAAQGSSPYGLAAQPPAYGSGRAGTNAGNYEASLGRK; this is translated from the exons ATGCCCCGCTTTAAGCCTGCCGCCGGCCTGCCCCCTTACCACCACCGGGCGCTCCCCGGTCCTGGACCCGGCCATGGGCAGGGTCCAGTTCCCACGGCACATGGGATGATGCACCGGGAGGTCCGCGACCCGTACGGGCCGCCGGGGCCGAGGATGCACCTACCGCCGCCGGGGCACGGGCCCAGTCCGTTCCCCTACGACATGCTGCCCCCGCCGGAGGTCCTGGAGCAGAAGCTTGTGGCACAGCGCGGGGAGATGCAGAAGCTGGCCGTGGAGAACGACCGGCTTGCTGTGAGCCACGCCTCGCTGAGGAAGGAGCTGGCCGCGGCGCAGCAGGAGCTGCAGAGGCTGCAGGCGCAGGGGGAGGCCGCGAAAGCCGACGAGGAGCTGGAGATGAGGGGCCTCCTTGATAAGGTTGGGAAGATGGAGGCCGACCTGAAGGCCTGCGAAAACGTGAAGGTGGAGCTACAGCAGGCGCACGCTGAGGCGCAGAACCTTGTGGCTGTGAGGCAGAGCATGGTGGCCAATGTGCAGAAGCTGAGCAAGGACCTGCAGAGGAACCTCGGTGAGGCGCAGCAGCTTCCAGCACTCGTGGCTGAACGGGATGCTGCAAGGCAAGAAAATCAGTACATCAG GAATACGTATGACTACGAAAGGAAACTCAGGGTGGATCACTCAGAGTCTTTGCAGACAATGAAGAGGAATTATGACTCCATGGTTACAGAGCTTGAAAAACTCCGTGCTGAGTTGAGGGACACATCTAATCTTGACAAAAGTG GTTTTTTCTACAATAATACCACCCAAAAGGCCGATGGTATATCTAGCCATCTTTCTGTTGGACAAATTTCTTATGATAGTGGCTACGGAAGTGCACAG GCAAGGACAACTCCTACTGGTCTGGCAGACCCTTTAAGTGGAAGCCCTGGAGGGACTGGTCTTCGTTCTGGATTTGATCCATCAAGAGGCAATGCATATGATGGTTCTCATGTTGCCAATTTTAGTTCTTCAAAAACCGGGACCCATGATGCAGCAAGGGGTGCCACTGGCTTTGACTCTTTGAAGGGTTCTGGGTATGATGCTTCAAAGGCACATGTAATTGGACAGGCGTCAGCTACAGCGGCTCATGGGGGCCTTGCTGGTTACTACGGGTCCAATCAAGCAACATCGGTTCCATATGCATGGGGACAATCTGCATCGACCTATGGATCTGTACAGGTGCCACCATCTTATGCATCTGGGTCAAACACATCCTACGGCGCAGCAGCAGTGCGTCCCTATGGCTCAGCTCAGGCGCAACCATCATATGGACAAACACAGGCACCATCTGCGTATGGGCACACACAGCTACCATCATCCTTTAGTCTAGCACAGTCACAATCCCCCTTCACTGCTGCACAGGGGTCCTCTCCCTATGGGTTGGCTGCACAGCCTCCAGCATATGGATCTGGGCGAGCAGGCACTAATGCTGGCAACTATGAAGCTTCTCTTGGACGTAAATAA